In the Streptomyces formicae genome, one interval contains:
- a CDS encoding IS5 family transposase, producing the protein MSQFYGIAEAGSTSVTLACDCLAHRFGNAADHGVRERRYPTDMSDAEWAVVRPLLPVPGWLRGRGGQPESYCHRAMLDAIRYLVDNGVKWRAMPADFPPWDRVYVFFRRWRERGLVREFHDRLRRKVRERAGRDTEPSAGVIDSQSVKADAVVGADSRGFDGGKLINGRKRHAVVDTLGLLLGVMVTAADVGDRVAAQVLLAQVSAAHHLLALVWADDGYTGSLVGHCLAALALVLAIVKRSDDMRGFVVLPKRWIVERFFAHLMRSRRLARDFERSTGSAEAMVYWSATMLMTRRLARRRPSRA; encoded by the coding sequence TTGTCGCAGTTCTACGGCATCGCGGAAGCGGGGTCCACTTCGGTCACTCTCGCGTGTGACTGCCTGGCACACCGGTTCGGGAACGCCGCCGACCACGGCGTGCGCGAGCGCCGCTACCCCACCGACATGTCCGATGCGGAGTGGGCGGTGGTGCGGCCGCTGCTGCCGGTGCCGGGCTGGCTGCGCGGGCGGGGCGGGCAGCCGGAGTCGTACTGCCACCGTGCGATGTTGGACGCGATCCGCTACCTCGTCGACAACGGAGTGAAGTGGCGGGCGATGCCGGCCGACTTCCCGCCGTGGGACCGGGTCTACGTCTTCTTCCGCCGCTGGCGCGAGCGCGGTCTGGTCCGGGAGTTCCACGACCGGCTCCGCCGCAAGGTCCGCGAGCGGGCCGGTCGGGATACGGAGCCGAGCGCGGGCGTGATCGACTCCCAGTCCGTCAAGGCGGACGCCGTCGTCGGCGCCGACAGCCGCGGCTTCGACGGCGGGAAATTGATCAACGGCCGCAAGCGGCACGCCGTGGTCGACACCCTCGGCCTGCTGCTGGGAGTGATGGTCACCGCCGCGGACGTCGGCGACCGCGTCGCCGCCCAGGTTCTGCTCGCCCAGGTCTCGGCAGCGCACCACCTGCTGGCGCTGGTCTGGGCCGACGACGGCTACACCGGCAGCCTCGTCGGGCACTGCCTGGCCGCCCTCGCTCTGGTCCTGGCGATCGTGAAACGCAGTGACGACATGCGCGGCTTCGTCGTGCTGCCCAAGCGGTGGATCGTGGAGAGGTTCTTCGCCCACCTGATGCGAAGTCGCCGCCTGGCGCGGGACTTCGAGCGGTCCACCGGCAGCGCGGAGGCGATGGTCTACTGGTCGGCGACGATGCTCATGACCCGGCGCCTGGCTCGGCGACGGCCTTCGCGAGCGTGA
- a CDS encoding 3-oxoacyl-[acyl-carrier-protein] synthase III C-terminal domain-containing protein → MTRTSPFPYAVAGVHAQIGEVMTVEEWADLARIPHRHLKGSHVSGKDIKRILGVHGKSWDAEQQRFARMETIVEVARKALASAHLEPDAVEHIVISTCSPHQIMLDQDGFTLAREIGVPDSVAPLQLGAGCAGLGRAAALLGRMNIENALIICYNLGSPWAIDADGRPLTTYVENNHHPFANTLWCTGALFSDACTAMVFERRRDSPGICLYSRDSHSFGEEPGFLDPLVHYPGGGIDHPPGRPGSAELSAFGLNGKALASYYAGGMMLNHQAFNGTLPDYANVVRRIYTHQAGPALVEDFARLADLPPGKAPTNVRQLGNLVSAATPTLFYADVLNKEITNGDLACFSVVGAGPERGGFIAPISIPGEVTASHPPVPRPLDAR, encoded by the coding sequence ATGACCCGCACCTCGCCTTTCCCCTACGCGGTCGCAGGGGTTCATGCCCAGATCGGCGAAGTGATGACTGTCGAAGAATGGGCGGATCTGGCGCGTATTCCGCACCGGCACCTCAAGGGATCACATGTCAGCGGAAAAGACATCAAACGAATCCTGGGAGTGCACGGAAAAAGTTGGGATGCCGAGCAGCAGCGATTCGCGAGAATGGAGACCATCGTCGAGGTGGCCCGCAAGGCACTCGCGTCGGCCCACCTCGAACCGGACGCCGTCGAGCACATCGTCATTTCCACCTGTTCGCCCCACCAGATCATGCTGGACCAGGACGGCTTCACGCTGGCCCGGGAGATCGGGGTCCCCGACTCGGTGGCGCCGCTCCAACTGGGAGCCGGCTGCGCCGGACTCGGCCGGGCGGCTGCTCTGCTGGGCCGCATGAACATCGAGAACGCCCTCATCATCTGCTACAACCTGGGAAGCCCGTGGGCCATTGACGCCGACGGCCGCCCGCTGACGACCTATGTCGAGAACAACCACCACCCTTTCGCCAACACCCTCTGGTGTACCGGCGCACTCTTCTCCGACGCCTGCACCGCAATGGTGTTCGAACGACGCCGCGACAGCCCGGGGATCTGCCTGTACTCCCGGGACTCCCACTCCTTCGGAGAGGAGCCGGGATTCCTCGACCCCCTGGTGCACTACCCCGGAGGGGGGATCGACCACCCGCCGGGCCGACCCGGATCCGCGGAACTGTCCGCCTTCGGCCTAAACGGCAAGGCCCTGGCCAGCTATTACGCGGGGGGCATGATGCTCAACCACCAGGCCTTCAACGGCACCCTGCCCGATTACGCCAATGTCGTGCGCAGGATCTACACGCACCAGGCAGGCCCGGCCCTGGTGGAGGACTTCGCCCGGCTCGCCGACCTTCCTCCGGGAAAGGCGCCGACCAATGTCCGGCAGCTCGGAAACCTCGTTTCCGCAGCAACCCCCACCCTTTTCTACGCCGACGTCCTCAACAAGGAGATCACCAACGGCGACCTCGCCTGCTTCTCCGTGGTGGGGGCCGGGCCCGAACGCGGGGGCTTCATCGCGCCCATCAGCATCCCCGGCGAAGTCACGGCTTCGCACCCGCCCGTACCCCGCCCGCTGGATGCTCGCTGA
- a CDS encoding acyl-ACP desaturase yields MRLAEEEGVLRELEPSVERLLERHLSVARDWLPHQYVPWSAARDFDGPLEGSAWAPEQSALPQAVQDALLINLLTEDNLPSYHFEIASRFGRDGAWGTWVHRWTAEEGRHADVMRAYVHARRAVDPVVLEELRMRHVGTGYSSDLPTLLHALAYVTVQELATRQAHRNVAAACGDRVGEQLMARIAADENLHMLFYRELYAEALALYPDAGLVALADVLCDFQMPGATIPGFRARAVRVAASGIFNLDVHHEHVVQPLLRALGVMALPRLGPAGAQAQERIGLHLERLTAQASRARELYARMKAGGSPLPVDITDRRTLT; encoded by the coding sequence GTGCGTCTCGCGGAGGAGGAGGGTGTACTGCGGGAGCTGGAGCCGTCGGTCGAGCGGCTCCTGGAGCGTCACCTGAGCGTGGCGCGCGACTGGCTGCCGCACCAGTACGTGCCGTGGAGCGCGGCACGGGACTTCGACGGCCCACTGGAAGGATCGGCCTGGGCGCCGGAGCAGTCGGCGCTGCCGCAGGCGGTGCAGGACGCGCTCCTCATCAATCTGCTCACCGAGGACAACCTGCCGAGCTACCACTTCGAAATCGCCTCGCGTTTCGGGCGGGACGGCGCCTGGGGCACGTGGGTGCACCGGTGGACCGCCGAGGAGGGTCGGCACGCAGATGTGATGCGGGCCTACGTCCATGCGCGTCGCGCGGTGGATCCCGTGGTCCTGGAGGAGCTGCGGATGCGCCACGTGGGGACCGGCTACAGCAGTGACCTGCCGACACTCCTGCATGCGCTGGCGTACGTCACCGTCCAGGAGCTGGCCACCCGGCAGGCCCACCGCAATGTCGCGGCGGCCTGCGGAGACCGGGTGGGCGAGCAGTTGATGGCCAGGATCGCGGCGGACGAGAACCTGCACATGCTGTTCTACCGGGAGTTGTACGCCGAGGCGCTCGCCCTGTACCCGGACGCCGGGCTGGTCGCCCTCGCGGATGTGCTGTGCGACTTCCAGATGCCCGGAGCCACCATTCCGGGCTTCCGAGCGCGAGCCGTGCGGGTCGCGGCCTCGGGAATCTTCAATCTGGACGTCCACCACGAGCACGTGGTGCAGCCACTCCTGCGTGCGCTGGGCGTGATGGCGCTGCCCCGGCTCGGCCCGGCCGGCGCCCAAGCGCAGGAACGAATCGGACTGCACCTGGAACGGCTCACCGCGCAGGCATCCCGCGCCCGCGAGCTCTACGCACGCATGAAGGCGGGCGGCAGCCCGCTTCCCGTCGACATCACAGACCGGAGGACCCTGACATGA
- a CDS encoding acyl carrier protein — MTQAQKPTAQPELSERFVTLLTSILDREPEPGELSPHTTFESLDMDSLYLMELVVAAEQEFGIVLPDDAMDLSPSSTLADATRVFQRAT, encoded by the coding sequence ATGACACAGGCACAGAAACCGACAGCGCAGCCCGAACTGTCCGAACGCTTCGTCACCCTGCTGACCAGCATCCTCGACAGGGAACCGGAGCCGGGCGAGCTCTCCCCCCACACGACGTTCGAGAGCCTCGACATGGACTCCCTGTACCTTATGGAGCTGGTGGTGGCCGCGGAGCAGGAGTTCGGGATCGTCCTCCCGGACGACGCGATGGATCTCTCCCCTTCCTCCACCCTCGCCGACGCCACCCGGGTGTTCCAGCGTGCGACCTGA
- a CDS encoding beta-ketoacyl-[acyl-carrier-protein] synthase family protein, which produces MRPEIAVTGLGLVTPAGNTAEENWAALCRGRSLAARDPELDGLPVDFSCQVTGFDAVGELGRSQARRTDRFVQFAMVAARRAVGNAGLDPSTWRGERVGVVLGVGSNSLSTYVTEFCHLGAGQPERVSPLALPRSVPNMAAGEVAIDLDARGPNFTTASACASGATAIGVARDLLRSGTCDIVLTGGSESARSRMTATCFTRMRALSRRGAEPHLASRPFDAARDGFVLGEGAAVLVLERLSHARARQAPVMALLRGYGAGSDAHHPVAPHPDGEGAARSIGAALQDAGCAPRDIGLVNAHGTSTPLNDAAEAAALTRVFGLDVPPVTASKGVIGHALGAAGAIQAAYTVLALRHQMVPPTANFQGQDGEHKLDVVAGAPRPTVKDAAISCSFGFGGQNAVLLFTGP; this is translated from the coding sequence GTGCGACCTGAGATCGCCGTCACCGGCCTGGGCCTGGTGACTCCGGCAGGAAACACGGCGGAGGAGAACTGGGCGGCCCTGTGCCGGGGCCGCTCGCTGGCCGCCCGCGACCCCGAACTGGACGGGCTGCCAGTCGACTTCTCCTGCCAGGTCACCGGATTCGACGCAGTCGGCGAACTCGGCCGGTCGCAGGCCCGACGCACGGACCGCTTCGTCCAGTTCGCCATGGTCGCCGCGCGCCGCGCCGTCGGCAACGCCGGCCTCGATCCAAGTACCTGGCGGGGCGAACGGGTCGGCGTCGTCCTGGGCGTCGGCTCGAACAGCCTGAGCACGTACGTCACCGAGTTCTGCCATCTCGGTGCCGGACAGCCGGAGCGGGTCTCGCCGCTGGCGCTGCCGCGCAGCGTGCCGAACATGGCCGCGGGCGAGGTGGCGATCGACCTGGATGCCCGGGGCCCCAACTTCACCACGGCCAGCGCGTGCGCGTCCGGGGCGACCGCGATCGGCGTCGCACGGGACCTGTTGCGGTCGGGCACCTGCGACATCGTCCTGACCGGGGGGAGCGAGTCGGCGCGGTCCCGGATGACGGCCACCTGTTTCACCCGGATGCGAGCCCTGTCCCGGCGCGGCGCGGAACCCCACCTGGCCAGTCGGCCGTTCGACGCGGCGCGCGACGGCTTCGTCCTCGGCGAGGGCGCGGCCGTCCTCGTCCTCGAACGCCTCTCGCACGCCCGCGCCCGGCAAGCACCCGTGATGGCCCTGCTGCGCGGCTACGGAGCCGGAAGCGACGCACACCATCCCGTCGCCCCGCACCCCGACGGCGAGGGCGCCGCCAGGTCGATCGGCGCAGCCCTGCAGGACGCGGGATGCGCGCCCCGCGACATCGGCCTGGTCAACGCCCACGGCACCTCCACCCCGCTGAACGATGCCGCCGAGGCTGCCGCGCTCACCCGCGTCTTCGGCCTCGACGTCCCACCGGTCACCGCCTCCAAGGGCGTGATCGGCCACGCCCTGGGAGCCGCCGGCGCCATCCAGGCGGCGTACACGGTCCTCGCCCTGCGCCATCAGATGGTCCCGCCCACCGCGAACTTCCAAGGGCAGGACGGGGAGCACAAGCTGGACGTAGTGGCCGGCGCTCCCCGCCCGACGGTCAAGGACGCGGCGATCAGCTGCTCCTTCGGATTCGGCGGGCAGAACGCGGTGCTGCTGTTCACCGGACCCTGA
- a CDS encoding universal stress protein, whose translation MEVKVVVGVDGSARSRAAADWAAREALSRRLPLRVAHVSSSSGRGLVDSWPYRPETVADSVVRELAARHPALKVEGVWLTGAPVPALAACAAGAAVTVLGSRGAGGFAGLALGTVAQGVAASVQGPVVLVPSGLVCEGPRRRPDKVTLGLDARHPADDAVDFALDVAARRGARLHALYAWELPLPAAELLPLPVPEADRADWEDHEVQLLSDALRPWRDKYPQVRILEDVALFDPAKALARASGSAQMMVVGRGRGDGLGPVVDALVRQAKCPVAVVPS comes from the coding sequence ATGGAGGTCAAGGTCGTTGTCGGAGTCGATGGATCGGCGCGCAGCCGCGCCGCCGCGGACTGGGCTGCACGGGAGGCCCTGTCGCGGAGGCTGCCGCTGCGGGTGGCCCACGTCTCTTCGTCGAGCGGGCGGGGACTGGTGGACAGCTGGCCCTACCGCCCCGAGACCGTGGCGGACAGCGTCGTGAGGGAGCTCGCCGCGCGGCACCCGGCGCTGAAGGTCGAGGGTGTGTGGCTGACGGGGGCGCCCGTCCCCGCCCTGGCCGCCTGTGCCGCGGGTGCTGCGGTGACGGTGCTCGGCTCGCGCGGTGCGGGTGGCTTCGCCGGTCTGGCCCTGGGCACGGTTGCCCAGGGCGTCGCCGCGTCCGTCCAAGGCCCGGTCGTCCTGGTGCCGAGCGGACTTGTCTGCGAAGGACCTAGGAGGCGGCCGGACAAGGTCACGCTCGGCCTCGATGCCCGCCATCCTGCCGATGACGCCGTCGACTTCGCGCTGGACGTCGCGGCGCGCAGGGGGGCGCGGCTCCACGCACTGTATGCGTGGGAGCTTCCGCTGCCCGCCGCCGAGCTGCTGCCTCTACCCGTACCGGAGGCGGACCGTGCCGACTGGGAGGACCACGAGGTGCAGCTCCTGTCCGACGCGCTGCGGCCGTGGCGCGACAAGTATCCGCAGGTGCGGATTCTGGAAGACGTCGCGCTGTTCGATCCGGCCAAGGCATTGGCGCGTGCCTCGGGCAGTGCCCAGATGATGGTGGTGGGGCGAGGGCGAGGGGACGGCCTCGGCCCGGTCGTGGACGCTTTGGTGCGGCAGGCCAAGTGCCCGGTGGCCGTGGTCCCGTCGTGA
- a CDS encoding Gmad2 immunoglobulin-like domain-containing protein, which produces MSNRIDQPRKLDLVGNPIHVGGIGTGYEATLHYRVGDGHAEVTGHFEVGGGTGEQGQFHVAVNVGQTSFKSDQLLVQVFEVSPKDGSEIHVVTVPVLYGPRITPGYHGYREHKVVKGDTLSTLAKTYYGDASRYQLIVRANPDQITDPDRIAPGQVLRVPIGS; this is translated from the coding sequence ATGTCCAACCGCATCGACCAACCGCGCAAGCTCGACCTAGTGGGAAACCCCATCCACGTGGGCGGCATCGGCACCGGTTACGAGGCTACCCTGCACTACCGCGTCGGTGACGGCCACGCCGAGGTGACCGGCCACTTCGAGGTCGGCGGCGGGACCGGTGAGCAAGGCCAGTTCCACGTCGCCGTCAACGTCGGCCAAACGTCGTTCAAGTCCGACCAGCTCCTCGTCCAGGTCTTCGAGGTGAGCCCGAAGGACGGCAGCGAGATCCACGTCGTCACCGTCCCCGTCCTCTACGGGCCGCGCATCACGCCCGGCTACCACGGCTATCGCGAGCACAAGGTGGTCAAGGGCGACACTCTGTCCACGCTGGCGAAGACCTACTACGGCGACGCATCCCGATACCAGCTCATCGTGCGCGCCAACCCGGACCAGATCACTGACCCCGACAGGATCGCCCCCGGACAGGTCCTTCGCGTACCCATCGGCTCCTGA
- a CDS encoding universal stress protein, with the protein MELPLIVGVDGSESSLLAVDWAVDEADRLGLPVRLVHAWLWELYEGGAFAYGLPGPSLHVSGEEARRIVDLAAERAGRRSAAVKISTEVLPEDTEAALLRASRNATALITGSRGRGPIAGLLLGSVSLAMASRALCPVVVVRGSEASRNSEHGRIVIGVGDATNGVAAIRFAFREAEARHCTLDAVRAWRRPAHETTGLPLASGESARHHREHASALLEDALRVPARDHPSVHVRGSVVEGPAHKILVDRTGAADLLVLGGRRHGRVGPQLGRVAHALLHHADCPVAVVPQRG; encoded by the coding sequence GTGGAGTTGCCCCTGATCGTAGGAGTGGACGGTTCGGAGTCGAGCCTCCTGGCGGTCGACTGGGCAGTGGACGAGGCGGACCGGCTGGGACTCCCCGTACGGCTGGTGCACGCTTGGCTCTGGGAGTTGTACGAGGGGGGAGCGTTCGCCTACGGCCTGCCTGGCCCTTCCCTCCACGTCAGCGGGGAGGAGGCGCGGCGCATCGTCGACCTCGCGGCCGAACGGGCCGGACGGCGCAGTGCGGCCGTGAAAATTTCCACGGAGGTACTGCCGGAGGACACCGAAGCCGCCCTCCTGCGAGCCTCGCGCAATGCCACTGCGCTGATCACCGGCTCTCGTGGGAGGGGCCCGATCGCCGGGCTGCTGCTCGGTTCGGTGAGCCTGGCGATGGCGTCCCGTGCGCTGTGTCCGGTCGTCGTGGTGCGGGGAAGCGAGGCGAGCCGCAACAGCGAGCACGGCCGCATCGTGATCGGGGTCGGCGACGCGACCAACGGCGTCGCGGCGATCCGCTTCGCCTTCAGAGAAGCCGAAGCGCGGCACTGCACTCTCGATGCCGTACGCGCCTGGCGCCGCCCCGCCCACGAGACGACCGGCCTTCCGCTCGCCTCGGGAGAGTCGGCGCGCCACCACCGCGAACACGCGTCGGCTCTGCTCGAGGACGCGTTGCGCGTACCGGCACGTGACCACCCCTCTGTGCACGTGCGCGGTTCCGTTGTGGAGGGTCCCGCGCACAAGATCCTCGTCGATCGCACCGGCGCGGCGGATCTGCTCGTCCTCGGAGGGCGGCGCCACGGCCGTGTTGGTCCTCAACTCGGCAGGGTGGCACACGCGTTGCTACACCACGCCGATTGTCCTGTGGCTGTCGTTCCGCAACGAGGGTGA
- a CDS encoding transposase translates to MAARDPYPLAMRVRDELSELFADAEFAEAFGTRGKPGWSPGQLALVTVLQFTENLTDRAATHRGRHGMDLNYALGMELDDPGFDSSVLSEFRTRLVEHGMEEKVLDLLLTALKDRGLAKAGGKQRTDSTRVLAAVRDLNRLELAGGETLRATLEALTCAAPDWLADAVPVREWVERYGPRIHSWHPPASTSKREEMLWLYGRDGFALLEAMHAPDALICLRELPAVQVLRTMWVKNYHRTVSEAGAEVKRRESKDLPPGRLRLASPYDTDARYGRKQGSWWTGYKIHISESCDDADAQDSATDGQALIVGADGPPPRLITGIATTDATVTDAETTGPVHHTLAARDLLPAEHFLDSGYASAELIVGIKKNLGATLVTPVLLKSSPQARAGAGFDRTAFTIDWDKRQATCPRGDTCTWWSPATLRGTKAIVIKVNKETCRPCPLRDQCTRSKTGGRTLSLQPREVQEVLDHARLQQGDEQWRAKYATRASMEGTIHQAVAVSGTRRARYLGLQTTHLEHVFAAVALNLIRLDAWWNGQPLDRTRVSHLARLDLTLAA, encoded by the coding sequence GTGGCGGCACGGGACCCGTATCCGTTGGCGATGCGGGTTCGCGACGAACTGAGCGAGTTGTTCGCGGACGCCGAGTTCGCCGAAGCGTTCGGAACTAGAGGGAAGCCTGGCTGGTCACCGGGCCAGCTGGCGCTCGTAACGGTGTTGCAGTTCACCGAGAACCTCACCGACCGGGCGGCAACGCATCGCGGGCGGCACGGCATGGACCTGAATTACGCACTCGGCATGGAGCTGGATGATCCCGGGTTCGATTCCTCGGTGTTGTCAGAGTTCCGCACGCGACTGGTCGAGCACGGGATGGAGGAGAAGGTGCTCGACCTGTTGCTGACCGCCCTCAAGGACCGGGGCCTGGCGAAGGCCGGAGGCAAGCAACGCACCGACTCCACCCGCGTGCTGGCGGCGGTACGCGACCTGAACAGGCTGGAGCTGGCGGGGGGGGAGACACTGCGGGCCACGTTGGAGGCGCTGACCTGCGCGGCCCCGGACTGGCTGGCCGACGCGGTTCCCGTTCGGGAATGGGTGGAACGCTATGGTCCGCGGATTCACTCCTGGCATCCGCCGGCTTCCACGAGCAAGCGCGAGGAGATGCTCTGGCTCTACGGCCGGGACGGGTTCGCGCTACTGGAGGCGATGCATGCCCCTGACGCGCTGATCTGTCTGCGCGAGCTCCCGGCAGTGCAGGTCCTGCGCACGATGTGGGTGAAGAACTACCACCGCACCGTGTCCGAGGCCGGAGCGGAGGTGAAGCGGCGGGAGAGCAAAGACCTCCCGCCCGGCAGACTGAGGCTGGCCTCCCCGTACGACACCGACGCCCGCTACGGCCGCAAACAGGGTTCCTGGTGGACCGGTTACAAGATCCATATCAGTGAGTCCTGCGACGATGCCGATGCCCAGGACTCGGCTACCGACGGCCAGGCGCTGATCGTCGGAGCCGACGGACCGCCGCCGCGCTTGATCACTGGCATCGCGACAACCGACGCCACAGTGACCGATGCGGAAACGACCGGACCGGTCCATCACACGCTCGCCGCCCGCGATCTCCTGCCCGCCGAGCACTTCCTCGACTCCGGTTACGCCTCTGCCGAGTTGATCGTGGGCATCAAAAAGAACCTCGGGGCCACCCTGGTCACCCCGGTCCTGCTAAAAAGCTCACCCCAGGCGCGTGCCGGTGCCGGGTTCGACCGCACCGCCTTCACCATCGACTGGGACAAGCGGCAGGCCACTTGCCCACGAGGTGACACCTGTACCTGGTGGAGCCCCGCCACCCTGCGCGGCACCAAGGCCATCGTCATCAAGGTCAACAAGGAGACGTGTCGCCCCTGCCCGCTGCGCGACCAGTGCACCCGCTCAAAGACCGGCGGTCGGACGCTCTCCCTGCAGCCCCGCGAGGTGCAGGAAGTCCTCGACCATGCCCGCCTCCAGCAGGGCGACGAACAATGGCGAGCCAAGTACGCAACCCGCGCGAGCATGGAGGGAACCATCCACCAAGCCGTCGCGGTCTCCGGGACAAGACGTGCCCGCTACCTCGGTCTCCAGACGACCCACCTGGAGCACGTCTTCGCCGCCGTCGCGCTTAACCTCATCCGCCTTGATGCGTGGTGGAACGGCCAGCCGCTCGACCGCACCCGCGTCAGCCACCTTGCTCGACTCGACCTCACCCTCGCCGCGTGA